CGCGAACGGATTGAAGCGGGCGTCTATCCCGTGGGCAGTTTGCTGCCAGCTCAGCGTCAACTTTCCGAAGAACTCGCGATCAGCCGCGCGTCGTTGCGCGAAGCGCTTTCGACGCTCGAAGCGCTCGGTTTGCTGGTGATCAGGCCCGGTAAGGGTGTCTACGTGGAAAGCGCGCAGGCCTCGGCCGCGCATGCGTGGCGCTTCGCGGAGCAGTCGTCGCTGCCGGATACCTATCAGATGCGCTTCGCGCTGGAAGGCTTTATCGCGCGCATGGCGGCGCTTGCGGTCAGCGATTCCGACCTCGCCTGGTTCGAAGACAACATCACGGCCATGCAAACGGCGCTCGCCTGCGACGAACTCGACGAAGCCGCCCGCCTCGACTACGACTTCCACATGCGGATCGTCAACATTGCCGGCAACGCGGCGATCGAATCGATTCTGAGCAGCAGCGCGGAAATCATGAAGGAAAGCCAGCGCATGCCGTTCTACCGGCGCGAACTGGTGCTGTCCACGTACAACGAGCATCGCGTGATTCTGGATGCGCTCAAGGCCCGTGATTCCGCCGCGGCCGGCAAAGCCATCGAGACGCATATCTCGAACGCCGCGCAGCGCGCCGGCGTCTATTTCCCGACGCCGTAACCGCAGGCGTAGGCGAAAAAAAACCGCTCCGAAGAGCGGTTTTTCTTTGCCCTGCGACCGCCGGCTCGAAGCCGGCTTTGCTGGGCGTAATGCGCGCGAGGCGCAGTCAGTTACTTCGCGTTGGCCAGCGCCACCGCCGTGTCCAGCATGCGGTTCGAGAAGCCCCACTCGTTGTCGTACCAGCTCGACACCTTCACCAGACGGCCCGACACCTTGGTCAGCGTGGCGTCGAACGTCGACGAAGCCGGGTTGTGGTTGAAGTCGATCGACACCAGCGGCGCCTCGTTGTAACCGAGGATGCCCTTCAGCGAGCCTTCCGACGCTTCCTTCATGATCGCGTTGACTTCTTCGACCGTCGTGTCGCGCGCGGCGATGAACGACAGATCGACCACCGACACGTTGATCGTCGGGACGCGAATCGCGTAGCCGTCCAGCTTGCCGTTCAGTTCCGGCAGCACCAGGCCGACAGCCGAAGCCGCGCCGGTCTTGGTCGGGATCTGGCTGTGCGTGGCCGAGCGCGCGCGGCGCAGGTCTTCGTGGTACACGTCCGTCAGAACCTGGTCGTTCGTGTACGCGTGGATCGTGGTCATCAGACCGTTCACCAGGCCGATCTTGTCGTTCAGCGGCTTGACGAGCGGTGCCAGGCAGTTCGTCGTGCACGATGCGTTCGAGATCACCGTGTCCGATGCCTTCAGCACGTGGTGGTTCACGCCGTAGACGATCGTGGCGTCGACGTCTTTACCGCCCGGCGCCGAGATGATCACCTTCTTCGCGCCGCCCTTGATGTGCGCGCTCGCCTTTTCCTTAGTCGTGAAAAAGCCCGTGCATTCCAGCACGACGTCCACATTCAGCTCGCCCCACGGCAGTTCAGCCGGGTTGCGGTTGGCCAGCACGCGGATCTTGTCGCCGTTGACAACGAGGTAATCGCCGTCCACCGACACTTCGCCCGGGAACTTGCCGTGCGCCGTGTCGTATTGCGTCAGGTGAGCGTTAGTCTTGGCATCGCCCAGATCGTTGATGGCGACGATTTCGATATCGTGCTTCTTGCCGTTTTCATAGAAGGCGCGCAGCGTGTTGCGGCCGATCCGGCCGTAGCCGTTGATTGCGACGCGAATCGTCATGGTCTATCTCCTGATGGCTGAAAAAATACGTCCAGGTTCGTCTGACTGACAGCGTTGCCGCGCGTTCGCACGCAAGCGGCAACGCTTGTTCAGGATCAGCCGAGCGCGGCCTTTGCCGTCGCTACCACGTGCTCGACGGTGAAGCCGAAATGCTTGAACAGCACGCCCGCCGGGGCCGATTCGCCGAACGTGTCGATGCCGACCACGCCGCCTTCCAGACCCACGTACTTGCGCCAGAAATCCGTCACGCCCGCTTCGATCGCGACACGGCGCACGCCATGCGGCAGCACGCGTTCGCGGTACTCGGCGTCCTGCTTGTCGAACACGGTGGTCGACGGCATCGACACGACACGTGCCGCGATGCCTTCGCGCGCCAGCGGCTCGACCGCGTTCAGCGCCAGTTCCACTTCCGAACCGGTGGCGATCAGGATGATCTTGCGCGCGACGATTTCGTCGTTCCAGTCGCGCAGCACGTAGCCGCCCTTCTCGATGTTGGCGATCTGCGCGTCCGTGCGCTCCGAGAACAGCAGATTCTGACGGCTGAAGATCAGGCACGACGGGCCGTGATGTTCG
The nucleotide sequence above comes from Paraburkholderia aromaticivorans. Encoded proteins:
- a CDS encoding FadR/GntR family transcriptional regulator — its product is MKNVPHTVTDAAIATVRERIEAGVYPVGSLLPAQRQLSEELAISRASLREALSTLEALGLLVIRPGKGVYVESAQASAAHAWRFAEQSSLPDTYQMRFALEGFIARMAALAVSDSDLAWFEDNITAMQTALACDELDEAARLDYDFHMRIVNIAGNAAIESILSSSAEIMKESQRMPFYRRELVLSTYNEHRVILDALKARDSAAAGKAIETHISNAAQRAGVYFPTP
- the gap gene encoding type I glyceraldehyde-3-phosphate dehydrogenase yields the protein MTIRVAINGYGRIGRNTLRAFYENGKKHDIEIVAINDLGDAKTNAHLTQYDTAHGKFPGEVSVDGDYLVVNGDKIRVLANRNPAELPWGELNVDVVLECTGFFTTKEKASAHIKGGAKKVIISAPGGKDVDATIVYGVNHHVLKASDTVISNASCTTNCLAPLVKPLNDKIGLVNGLMTTIHAYTNDQVLTDVYHEDLRRARSATHSQIPTKTGAASAVGLVLPELNGKLDGYAIRVPTINVSVVDLSFIAARDTTVEEVNAIMKEASEGSLKGILGYNEAPLVSIDFNHNPASSTFDATLTKVSGRLVKVSSWYDNEWGFSNRMLDTAVALANAK